A DNA window from Variovorax sp. J2L1-78 contains the following coding sequences:
- a CDS encoding GNAT family N-acetyltransferase — protein MSHYEVRPATMRDAKAIAEIHAAAARAAYADILPEDQLLALAPATREAKWREAIEFSEPQVQVAVLDGEVVGFVGYDRSRDPKTPSTTGEIWAIYLKPEHWDKGAGVALWDAARDGLEEEGCTTVTIWVPLRNERAMRFHELAGFKREMKTAKTTAVGTVKIEEIRLKRSVS, from the coding sequence ATGTCCCACTACGAAGTCCGTCCCGCCACGATGCGCGACGCCAAAGCCATCGCCGAAATCCACGCCGCCGCCGCCCGCGCGGCCTATGCGGACATCCTGCCCGAAGACCAGCTCCTGGCCCTGGCGCCGGCCACCCGTGAAGCCAAGTGGCGCGAGGCCATCGAATTCAGCGAGCCGCAGGTGCAGGTGGCGGTGCTGGACGGCGAAGTCGTCGGCTTCGTCGGCTACGACCGCTCGCGCGACCCCAAGACGCCCTCGACCACGGGCGAGATCTGGGCCATCTACCTCAAGCCCGAGCACTGGGACAAGGGCGCCGGCGTGGCCCTCTGGGATGCCGCGCGCGACGGCCTCGAGGAAGAGGGCTGCACCACCGTCACCATCTGGGTGCCGCTGCGCAACGAGCGCGCCATGCGCTTTCACGAACTGGCCGGCTTCAAGCGCGAGATGAAGACCGCCAAGACCACCGCCGTCGGGACGGTGAAGATCGAAGAGATCCGCCTCAAGCGCAGCGTGAGCTGA
- a CDS encoding VF530 family protein has protein sequence MTEDAAPPTPAPQPRNPLHGLTLEAIVRALEAEYGWPGLNERIPLRCFGQDPSVGSSLKFLRKTPWAREKVESLYLFMLRDQRRQSQGAAPR, from the coding sequence GTGACCGAGGACGCCGCCCCGCCGACGCCAGCCCCCCAGCCGCGCAATCCGCTGCACGGCCTGACGCTGGAGGCCATCGTGCGGGCGCTGGAGGCGGAATACGGCTGGCCCGGCCTGAACGAGCGCATTCCGCTGCGCTGCTTCGGGCAGGACCCGAGCGTGGGCTCGAGCCTCAAGTTCCTGCGCAAGACGCCCTGGGCGCGCGAGAAGGTCGAGAGCCTCTACCTCTTCATGCTGCGTGACCAGCGCCGCCAATCGCAGGGCGCGGCACCGCGCTGA
- a CDS encoding 2Fe-2S iron-sulfur cluster-binding protein: MRVRIAPLGVEFDTAPGQTLLRAADAAGIELPSSCRNGTCRTCICRLRAGQVRHTIDWPGLSAEEKIEGWILPCVAEPLSDVVLDVPEAFSLFED, translated from the coding sequence ATGCGGGTGCGCATCGCCCCCCTCGGTGTCGAGTTCGACACCGCCCCCGGCCAGACCCTGCTGCGCGCCGCCGACGCCGCCGGCATCGAACTGCCGAGTTCCTGCCGCAACGGCACCTGCCGCACCTGCATCTGCCGGCTGCGCGCGGGCCAGGTGCGCCACACCATCGACTGGCCCGGCCTCAGTGCCGAGGAAAAGATCGAAGGCTGGATCCTGCCCTGCGTGGCGGAGCCGCTCTCGGATGTCGTGCTCGACGTGCCAGAAGCTTTCTCGCTATTCGAGGACTAA
- a CDS encoding MFS transporter produces the protein MSAVPEASPTAPNFSDLTRERPFMRLWVARLFGTAASQMLLVAIGWHMYDLTGSAWDLGLVGLYQFVPALVLALYAGHVVDRHHRGRIVAACFAVQGAVGLALLMAHELHHDSRALLLGLSVVLGAVRAFQMPAQQSLTPMLVPPLMLPRAMAFSSAGMQGAIIGGPALGGLLFAAGTGVVYGASVALFVVGGVLVARLRYLQPARVREPVTLATVFAGVNFIWRRKPVLGAISLDLFAVLLGGAVALLPIYAKDILHTGAWGMGLLRSAPAVGALLTSIWLTRQPIERHVGRTLLIAVAAFGLCMVVFGISRSFTVSLIALAISGGADMVNVVIRQTLVQLETPDDMRGRVSAVSSIFIGASNQLGEFESGATAALLGPVGSVVLGGVGTMAVALAWFKLFPSLARRDRIVG, from the coding sequence ATGTCCGCCGTTCCCGAAGCCTCGCCCACCGCCCCGAATTTTTCCGACCTGACGCGCGAGCGTCCCTTCATGCGGCTGTGGGTGGCACGGCTCTTCGGCACGGCCGCCAGTCAGATGCTGCTGGTGGCCATCGGCTGGCACATGTACGACCTGACCGGCAGCGCCTGGGACCTGGGCCTGGTCGGGCTCTACCAGTTCGTGCCGGCGCTGGTGCTGGCGCTCTATGCCGGCCATGTGGTCGACCGGCATCACCGTGGCCGCATCGTGGCCGCCTGCTTCGCGGTGCAGGGGGCGGTCGGGCTGGCGCTGCTGATGGCGCACGAACTGCACCACGACTCGCGTGCGCTGTTGCTGGGCCTGTCGGTGGTGCTGGGCGCCGTGCGGGCCTTTCAGATGCCGGCGCAGCAGTCGCTCACGCCGATGCTGGTGCCGCCGCTGATGCTGCCGCGTGCGATGGCCTTCAGCTCGGCCGGCATGCAGGGCGCCATCATCGGCGGCCCGGCGCTGGGCGGCCTGCTGTTCGCTGCCGGCACCGGCGTGGTCTACGGTGCGAGCGTGGCGTTGTTCGTGGTGGGCGGCGTGCTGGTCGCTCGGTTGCGCTACCTGCAGCCGGCGCGGGTGCGCGAGCCGGTCACGCTGGCCACGGTGTTCGCGGGCGTGAATTTCATCTGGCGCCGCAAGCCGGTGCTCGGCGCCATCTCGCTCGACCTGTTCGCGGTGCTGCTCGGCGGTGCCGTGGCGCTGCTGCCGATCTATGCCAAGGACATCCTGCACACCGGCGCTTGGGGCATGGGCCTGCTGCGCAGCGCGCCGGCCGTGGGGGCGCTGCTCACGTCGATCTGGCTCACGCGCCAGCCGATCGAGCGGCATGTGGGCCGCACGCTGCTCATCGCGGTGGCCGCCTTCGGGCTGTGCATGGTGGTGTTCGGCATCTCGCGCAGCTTCACGGTGTCGCTCATCGCGCTGGCCATCTCGGGGGGCGCGGACATGGTGAACGTGGTGATCCGCCAGACGCTGGTGCAGCTCGAGACGCCCGACGACATGCGCGGCCGCGTGAGCGCGGTCAGCTCGATCTTCATCGGGGCGAGCAACCAGCTCGGCGAGTTCGAATCGGGCGCCACCGCGGCGCTGCTCGGCCCCGTGGGTTCGGTCGTGCTGGGCGGCGTCGGCACCATGGCCGTCGCGCTCGCGTGGTTCAAGCTCTTCCCGTCGCTGGCGCGGAGGGACCGGATCGTCGGTTAG
- a CDS encoding RluA family pseudouridine synthase produces the protein MNTLLAPALTVVHEDAHLLVLDKPAGLLCVPGRGEDKQDCLSARATARWPDARVVHRLDMATSGLVLMARSLEVQRALGDAFAAQQVWKRYEAVVDGVLDESPHWSVIDAPLMADWPRRPLQKVDPAGKPSVTRWRVLEPLPLRGASRLLLEPRTGRSHQLRVHLASIGHTILGDALYGDEDNQRRAPRLMLHASVLQLRHPVTGEAVRFESPSGFDALGFGDDARAA, from the coding sequence ATGAACACGCTGCTCGCGCCCGCCCTGACCGTCGTCCACGAAGACGCCCACCTGCTGGTGCTCGACAAACCCGCCGGCCTGCTGTGCGTGCCGGGCCGCGGCGAGGACAAGCAGGACTGCCTGAGCGCACGCGCCACGGCGCGCTGGCCCGACGCGCGGGTGGTGCACCGGCTCGACATGGCCACCAGCGGCCTGGTGCTGATGGCGCGCAGCCTCGAGGTGCAGCGGGCACTGGGCGACGCCTTTGCCGCGCAGCAGGTGTGGAAGCGTTACGAGGCGGTGGTCGACGGCGTGCTGGACGAGAGCCCGCACTGGTCGGTGATCGACGCCCCGCTGATGGCCGACTGGCCGCGCCGGCCGCTACAGAAGGTCGACCCGGCCGGCAAGCCGAGCGTGACGCGATGGCGGGTGCTGGAACCGCTGCCGCTGCGGGGTGCGAGCCGGCTGCTGCTGGAGCCGCGCACCGGGCGCTCGCACCAGCTGCGCGTGCACCTGGCATCGATCGGCCACACGATCCTGGGCGATGCGTTGTACGGCGACGAAGACAACCAGCGCCGGGCGCCGCGGCTGATGCTGCACGCCAGCGTGCTGCAGTTGCGCCACCCGGTCACCGGCGAGGCGGTGCGCTTCGAGAGTCCGTCGGGCTTCGACGCGCTGGGCTTCGGGGACGACGCCCGCGCCGCCTGA
- a CDS encoding universal stress protein → MFNHILVPIDGSETSMYAVSKASGLALAFGSRITLIHVIDNYPFIGVGADYALGQNEYLAAATSSANAALARGVAALAAEGLHSDQRVIDGHVVHEGIVDTAVALGVDLIVMGSHGRAGIEKLLLGSVTQRVLQDATMPVMVVKGL, encoded by the coding sequence ATGTTCAATCACATCCTGGTTCCGATCGATGGTTCCGAAACGTCGATGTATGCGGTCAGCAAGGCCAGCGGGCTCGCGCTCGCCTTCGGCAGCCGCATCACGCTGATCCATGTGATCGACAACTACCCCTTCATCGGCGTCGGCGCGGACTACGCGCTGGGGCAGAACGAATACCTGGCCGCGGCCACATCGAGCGCCAATGCCGCGCTCGCCCGCGGCGTGGCTGCCCTCGCGGCCGAAGGCCTGCACAGCGACCAGCGCGTGATCGATGGCCACGTGGTGCACGAAGGCATCGTCGACACCGCGGTGGCGCTCGGTGTCGACCTGATCGTGATGGGTTCGCACGGCCGTGCGGGCATCGAGAAGCTCCTGCTCGGCAGCGTGACGCAGCGCGTGCTGCAGGACGCCACCATGCCGGTGATGGTGGTCAAGGGACTCTGA
- a CDS encoding 2OG-Fe dioxygenase family protein, with protein MSAAVFAPSFDPPSRLVDALRLQGYAVLSPEGVAEWLGVPLEALEALRADWDTLPPDEYLKDGGRYRLRRHSCFTVDGAALAPVPHRAHWQPVEYNALHGGMQRWFAPMNEGTLANAAWQRLLVRIADAATGLRGTQRWFVEAHQFRIDTTHGIGRPTPEGAHRDGVDLVAVMLVGRQGIKGGETRVFEADGRRGERFTLTEPWTLMLVDDARVIHESTPIQPLVEGQSGHRDTLVVTCRAGGFQGD; from the coding sequence GTGAGCGCGGCGGTTTTCGCGCCGTCGTTCGATCCACCTTCGCGACTCGTCGACGCCCTGCGCCTGCAGGGCTACGCCGTGCTCAGCCCCGAAGGCGTGGCCGAATGGCTCGGTGTGCCGCTCGAGGCGCTGGAGGCCCTGCGCGCCGATTGGGACACGTTGCCGCCCGACGAATACCTGAAGGATGGCGGCCGCTACCGCCTGCGCCGGCATTCGTGCTTCACGGTCGACGGCGCCGCGCTGGCCCCCGTGCCGCACCGCGCGCACTGGCAGCCGGTCGAATACAACGCCCTGCACGGCGGCATGCAGCGCTGGTTCGCGCCGATGAACGAGGGGACGCTGGCCAACGCGGCCTGGCAGCGCCTGCTGGTGCGCATCGCCGATGCGGCCACGGGCCTGCGCGGCACGCAGCGCTGGTTCGTCGAGGCGCACCAGTTCCGCATCGACACCACGCACGGCATCGGCCGGCCCACGCCGGAAGGCGCGCACCGCGACGGCGTCGACCTGGTGGCGGTGATGCTGGTCGGCCGCCAGGGCATCAAGGGTGGCGAGACGCGCGTGTTCGAGGCCGACGGCCGCCGCGGCGAGCGCTTCACGCTGACCGAACCCTGGACGCTGATGCTGGTCGACGACGCCCGCGTGATCCACGAGTCGACGCCGATCCAGCCGCTGGTCGAGGGGCAGAGCGGCCACCGTGACACGCTGGTCGTCACCTGCCGCGCCGGCGGTTTCCAGGGCGACTGA